One Euphorbia lathyris chromosome 1, ddEupLath1.1, whole genome shotgun sequence DNA segment encodes these proteins:
- the LOC136210781 gene encoding glutathione S-transferase T1-like — protein MALQLHVHRVSQPSRALVIFCKSNGIEFEEVFIDLTKKQHKSPEFLEINPMGQVPAMVHGDFKLFESHAILTYLVAAFPQVADNWYPSDIKQRAKVQSVLDWHHSNLRRGAVTYIFNSKLAPVFGMPLNLEAAAEGEKTLSASLSTLESFWLNDGGKFLVGQDKPSVADLSLVCELMQLEFLEEDVRKRILEPFKKVQQWIEDTKNATNPHFDEVHETLFQARATMMK, from the exons ATGGCGTTGCAGTTACATGTACATCGCGTGTCTCAACCTTCCCGCGCTTTGGTTATCTTCTGCAA gTCGAATGGAATTGAATTTGAGGAGGTCTTTATTGATCTTACTAAGAAACAACACAAATCTCCAGAATTTCTCG AGATTAATCCTATGGGGCAAGTCCCAGCAATGGTTCACGGAGATTTTAAGCTATTTGAAAG CCATGCAATCCTTACCTATCTTGTCGCTGCATTTCCCCAAGTTGCAGATAATTG GTACCCAAGTGATATTAAACAAAGAGCAAAGGTTCAATCTGTGCTCGACTGGCATCACTCCAATTTACGCCGTGGCGCAG TTACCTATATCTTTAACTCGAAACTAGCTCCTGTCTTTGGCATGCCCCTGAACCTAGAAGCTGCTGCTGAAGGTGAAAAAACTTTGTCTGCATCTCTGTCGACATTAGAGTCTTTTTGGCTCAACGATGGTGGGAAGTTTTTGGTTGGACAGGATAAGCCATCTGTAGCAGATCTCAGCCTTGTTTGTGAACTCATGCAACTTGAG TTCTTGGAAGAAGATGTTCGCAAGCGTATATTGGAGCCGTTCAAGAAAGTTCAGCAGTGGATTGAGGATACAAAAAACGCAACAAACCCTCATTTTGATGAAGTGCATGAAACCCTTTTCCAAGCCCGTGCTACGATGATGAAGTGA